The DNA window GCCTTCGACATCGTGCAGGACGAGTACGGTGCGATACCCGCGCGGCAAATTCCTGATGGCCCGCCAGAGGGCGATGCGATCAATCGGCGAGAGCCCCTCATGCTCGCGCGCCCGCGCGTCAGCGATTTTTCTCACTTCGTCCCGATCTTCCGCCAGCTCATGACGCACCGAGCTTTTCCGCAGATGCATCAGGGCGCGATTCACCGCGACTCGATACAACCAGGTGGAGAAAGAGGAATCCCCCCGGAAGCTCCCGAGCTTTCGGTGCACCAGGAGGAAGATGTCCTGAGTCAGGTCCTCGGCATCATCAACGCTGCCGGTCAGACGCAAGCAGAGGGAATAAACGCGCCGACAGTAGCGGTGATACAGTTCTTCAAAAGCCGAGGCATCGCCCGTCGAAGCACGGAGGACGGCGCTTTCGACCTCTCTCGGCGTCGTTGCTACACTCATCATCCTGGCATCACCCCCCTTATGTGATTCGGACTTGAGAATACGCCTCCTGGCGATCCCTCACAATCAGAGGGAATCCCATCGGGTTGTCAGAAGGGGATGATTCTCGTGTCGGCGTTTGTCCTACGTCCCCGAAGGAGCGCCCGAACCTTGCCCCGAGAGCCGATATGTGTATCATCAAACGGGAATGAACGACCGGGAACGGGACAAGAGGGCGGCGGT is part of the Blastocatellia bacterium genome and encodes:
- a CDS encoding sigma-70 family RNA polymerase sigma factor, coding for MMSVATTPREVESAVLRASTGDASAFEELYHRYCRRVYSLCLRLTGSVDDAEDLTQDIFLLVHRKLGSFRGDSSFSTWLYRVAVNRALMHLRKSSVRHELAEDRDEVRKIADARAREHEGLSPIDRIALWRAIRNLPRGYRTVLVLHDVEGYRHDEIAALLGISVGATKSQLHKARMKVRRSLCRSHRRFPSHGRES